In a genomic window of Anoxybacter fermentans:
- a CDS encoding ABC transporter permease, translating to MKLYNKLALRNIKYYRMRSILFLIGVILSSFFVFMILGIGYSYNLYQTEQIELEYGASDADVNLNSLYDSVPILAELNRTEGIKTVSTGFLPMGIEGCEGGFYLNKKTFVAYSGMDFSNNLSQRLMPLLGGRYPQADGEFALENWVAHMLGLKIGDKYILKFEDKSKTFTLVGLLQTRRSSTGGRGWAVLKKDVLQKIYGVDDKVNIISIEFTKDFNIDYLKRRLGYIFNQKGDVRYNEIKWQVLKKQKPDFSGFFAVGAILLFAAGLFISNIFLISVYQRSKQLATLRSLGGDSKLLKKILLYEGLYTGMAGTIIGILLGVIFVNWLGGFIKIGFGDVFSRIVIPWYFYLITFLIGLIFTVLVTIVPIRRALSVRVMEVLRNIPVTGNSKEAKKIQKRAWILSIMGIGFLIPFAVKGGDVPLLNLLGGVGLIAFLGGIIMWTPKLFDWITPLVQKITQKFKNAAAKIAVKNVKDNIQRTVLTTATLVIGIALIISFVMIMESRQQKLEQDLAKKFPTSMILVSDPEPFEPVFANELRSLEGIKESTAAFIKRVYLKDFDFSKADTNWIKPLQRLNRLAGNRENVLERVIIVGIEADRFKDIIKPEITTQLIPLANLKKDQVYASALAAKNLGLSLGDRVKIQIGERIVEMQIVGIMQVGDIDQGSNDFYMKAEHFKELFSQQGPNIIYINSDNEESIEQLENTLQKKIRPIPDARLKSYYSQWKENKMKLKQLYMYYMGFVGVVILISLMSISTTMVTNIFERIKELGILKSIGMNDKSIRWMVIFESIYMSLVSCLAGVIAGLIIGVVILKALKTDFIYVPYLAIAFTFVGAILVGIGASAAPTYYTGKLSVVEALRYE from the coding sequence ATGAAACTTTATAATAAGTTGGCCCTCAGGAATATTAAATATTATCGTATGCGCAGTATTCTTTTTTTGATAGGCGTCATTTTAAGCAGTTTTTTTGTTTTTATGATTTTGGGAATAGGTTATAGTTATAATCTTTATCAGACAGAACAAATAGAGTTGGAATATGGTGCCTCTGATGCGGATGTCAATTTAAACTCCCTTTATGATTCTGTTCCTATTCTTGCTGAACTTAACAGGACAGAAGGAATTAAAACAGTGAGCACAGGCTTTTTACCAATGGGAATTGAAGGTTGTGAAGGTGGATTTTATTTGAATAAAAAAACTTTTGTTGCCTATAGTGGAATGGATTTTTCTAATAACTTAAGTCAGCGATTGATGCCCCTTTTAGGAGGCCGTTATCCTCAAGCAGATGGAGAGTTTGCCCTGGAAAACTGGGTTGCTCATATGCTGGGTTTAAAGATAGGTGATAAGTATATCTTAAAATTTGAAGACAAATCAAAAACTTTTACTCTGGTTGGTTTGCTGCAAACTCGACGAAGTTCCACTGGCGGAAGGGGTTGGGCGGTTTTAAAAAAAGATGTGCTGCAGAAGATATATGGTGTAGATGATAAAGTCAACATTATTTCGATAGAGTTTACTAAAGATTTTAATATTGATTACTTAAAAAGGCGTCTTGGTTATATTTTTAATCAAAAGGGTGATGTAAGATATAATGAGATCAAATGGCAGGTTTTGAAAAAACAGAAGCCGGATTTTTCAGGTTTTTTTGCTGTGGGAGCTATTCTCCTTTTTGCAGCTGGACTATTTATTTCAAATATTTTCTTAATCTCTGTTTATCAGCGTTCAAAACAGTTGGCCACACTGCGAAGTTTAGGTGGAGATTCTAAATTATTGAAGAAAATTTTGCTGTATGAAGGTTTATATACCGGAATGGCTGGAACAATTATAGGAATTCTTTTGGGGGTTATATTTGTCAATTGGTTGGGTGGTTTTATTAAAATAGGGTTTGGTGATGTTTTTTCCAGGATAGTTATACCATGGTATTTTTATCTAATTACTTTTTTAATTGGGTTAATATTTACAGTATTGGTGACAATTGTTCCAATCCGTCGGGCTTTGTCTGTCAGGGTTATGGAGGTGTTGCGGAATATTCCTGTAACAGGCAATTCAAAAGAAGCAAAGAAAATTCAAAAAAGGGCATGGATTTTAAGTATAATGGGAATAGGGTTTTTAATTCCTTTTGCTGTAAAAGGTGGAGATGTGCCTTTGTTGAATCTGCTGGGAGGAGTGGGTTTAATTGCTTTTCTTGGAGGAATAATAATGTGGACTCCTAAGTTGTTTGACTGGATTACTCCTTTAGTTCAAAAAATTACGCAGAAATTTAAAAATGCAGCTGCTAAAATTGCCGTTAAAAATGTAAAAGACAATATTCAAAGGACGGTTTTGACTACAGCGACATTAGTAATTGGAATTGCTTTAATAATAAGTTTTGTCATGATTATGGAATCCCGCCAACAAAAATTGGAACAGGATCTGGCAAAAAAATTTCCCACCTCAATGATTCTTGTCAGCGACCCTGAGCCTTTTGAACCTGTATTTGCAAATGAATTGCGGAGTCTGGAAGGAATAAAAGAATCTACTGCCGCTTTTATTAAAAGAGTCTATTTGAAGGATTTTGATTTTAGTAAAGCTGATACTAACTGGATTAAACCTTTGCAGAGATTAAACAGATTAGCTGGAAATCGAGAAAATGTTCTGGAAAGGGTTATAATTGTCGGAATTGAAGCAGATAGGTTTAAAGATATTATTAAACCCGAGATAACCACTCAATTAATTCCGCTGGCTAATTTAAAAAAAGATCAGGTTTATGCTTCAGCTTTAGCGGCTAAGAATTTGGGCCTTTCTTTGGGAGATAGAGTGAAAATTCAAATTGGAGAAAGGATCGTAGAAATGCAAATAGTTGGTATTATGCAAGTTGGGGATATTGATCAGGGCTCTAATGATTTTTATATGAAGGCAGAACATTTTAAAGAATTATTTTCTCAACAAGGTCCAAATATCATATATATCAATAGTGATAATGAAGAATCAATTGAGCAATTGGAAAATACTTTACAGAAAAAAATAAGGCCCATTCCGGATGCCAGATTGAAATCTTACTATAGTCAGTGGAAGGAAAATAAGATGAAGCTAAAACAACTTTATATGTATTATATGGGATTTGTAGGGGTTGTTATTTTGATTAGCCTTATGAGTATTTCCACAACTATGGTGACAAATATTTTTGAACGTATAAAGGAATTAGGTATTTTAAAATCTATTGGTATGAACGATAAAAGCATTCGCTGGATGGTAATTTTTGAAAGTATATATATGTCTCTGGTTAGCTGTCTCGCCGGAGTTATAGCCGGGTTGATCATTGGAGTTGTTATATTAAAGGCCTTAAAGACAGATTTTATTTACGTGCCATATTTGGCAATTGCTTTTACTTTTGTCGGCGCTATATTGGTTGGGATTGGAGCAAGTGCTGCTCCAACGTACTATACAGGAAAATTATCGGTTGTGGAAGCTTTGCGTTATGAGTAA
- a CDS encoding ABC transporter ATP-binding protein gives MVLEVRDLHKVYGRGANEVAALRGVDLEIEEGEFVAIVGSSGSGKSTLLNIIGGLDSATSGEVYLNGIEITGCSDEELVMLRRKQIGFVFQFFNLLPQLTAYENVALPLEIDQQKDIHERVVEVLKLVGLEDRMEHYPDQLSGGQKQRVAIARALVTKPNIVLADEPTGNLDSRTSKEILKLFYETSRKHNQTILMITHDLSVAKFADRIITLKDGKILEGVDGNETL, from the coding sequence ATGGTTTTAGAAGTCAGGGATTTGCATAAAGTGTATGGAAGGGGAGCTAATGAGGTTGCTGCATTAAGGGGAGTTGATCTGGAAATTGAAGAAGGTGAATTTGTAGCTATAGTTGGCAGCAGTGGTTCGGGCAAATCAACACTGCTTAATATTATTGGAGGTTTAGATTCAGCTACTTCAGGGGAAGTCTATTTAAATGGAATAGAAATAACCGGCTGTTCTGATGAAGAATTAGTGATGCTGCGGAGAAAACAAATCGGTTTTGTTTTTCAATTTTTTAACTTATTACCACAACTGACGGCTTATGAAAATGTAGCTTTGCCTTTAGAAATAGACCAACAGAAGGATATTCACGAAAGAGTCGTTGAAGTTTTAAAATTAGTAGGTCTGGAGGATCGTATGGAACATTATCCTGATCAATTAAGCGGCGGGCAAAAGCAGCGGGTAGCAATCGCCAGAGCTTTGGTGACAAAGCCAAATATTGTTCTGGCTGATGAACCTACAGGTAATCTTGATTCCAGAACATCAAAAGAGATTTTAAAACTTTTTTATGAAACATCCAGAAAACATAATCAAACTATTTTAATGATTACCCATGACTTAAGTGTTGCGAAATTTGCAGATCGTATCATTACTTTAAAAGATGGTAAAATTCTTGAAGGGGTTGATGGAAATGAAACTTTATAA